A stretch of bacterium DNA encodes these proteins:
- a CDS encoding sodium:solute symporter family protein: protein MSVAIQLSWVDWSIITLYFVFIIGIGFYLKRFTGTGEDYFLAGRKNSSWVAGLAFLSANLGALEILGWTGGTMKYGMFVSHFYWVGAIPAMLFLGLYMMPFYYSSKIHSVPGYLKLRFDERSRLLNAFSFAIMTLLMSGINLYLMALVLRTILGWDWHLSMWISALAVGCYIMLGGLMSAIFTEIVQFFLIWFGLFLVAILGTVEMGGMHQVLTGLPDAMSKLWATTGSASNNAMGVTWIGIILGLGWVLSFGYWTTDFLVVQRAFSSKDLRSARMTPIIASFFKMALPFIIVVAGLVAYKLTNNPLAHFELLKHPVTGEPWNDTALPLLIARYYPQGLVGLGITALLAGFMAGQAGNVSAFNTVWTYDIYRVLINKKASDAHLVWMGRITTLVGILLSIATAYLAMQFNTIMDYIQAIFSWVNAPLFATMLLGMFWKRTSSTGAFWGLILGMLTSFTIFLGFKLGFLPATLVHLITFSSAPVSGISDMSRNLSQAAWAWSICAIATVLISLVTKPKPDSELVGLVKGFTPIEHDGKIAWYSQPKYIALIAVAVFAALNLYFW from the coding sequence ATGAGCGTCGCCATACAACTCTCCTGGGTGGATTGGTCTATCATCACCCTCTACTTCGTCTTCATCATCGGCATCGGTTTTTACCTCAAACGGTTCACCGGCACAGGCGAAGATTATTTCCTGGCCGGACGCAAAAACAGTTCGTGGGTGGCAGGCCTCGCGTTCCTCAGCGCCAATCTCGGTGCCCTTGAAATCCTCGGCTGGACCGGCGGCACGATGAAATATGGCATGTTTGTCTCCCATTTCTATTGGGTTGGCGCCATCCCCGCCATGCTCTTCCTCGGCCTTTATATGATGCCTTTTTACTATAGCAGCAAAATTCATTCGGTCCCCGGTTATCTCAAGCTGCGCTTCGATGAACGCTCCCGGCTGCTCAACGCCTTCTCTTTCGCTATTATGACCCTGCTGATGTCCGGTATCAATCTCTACCTGATGGCCCTGGTGCTCCGCACCATCCTCGGCTGGGATTGGCATCTCTCGATGTGGATCTCGGCTCTCGCCGTCGGTTGCTATATAATGCTCGGCGGGCTGATGTCGGCCATCTTCACCGAGATCGTCCAGTTCTTCCTGATCTGGTTTGGCCTCTTCCTGGTTGCCATCCTCGGCACTGTGGAGATGGGGGGGATGCACCAGGTTCTCACCGGGCTTCCCGATGCCATGAGCAAATTATGGGCGACCACCGGCAGCGCTTCCAACAATGCGATGGGGGTGACCTGGATCGGCATCATCCTCGGACTCGGTTGGGTGCTCTCATTCGGGTACTGGACCACCGATTTTCTCGTGGTGCAGCGCGCCTTCTCATCGAAGGATTTGCGTTCGGCGCGGATGACCCCGATCATCGCCAGCTTTTTCAAAATGGCGCTGCCCTTCATCATTGTCGTCGCCGGGCTGGTAGCTTACAAGTTGACCAACAATCCCCTCGCCCATTTCGAGCTGCTCAAACATCCCGTCACCGGCGAACCCTGGAACGATACGGCCCTGCCGCTGCTCATCGCCCGCTACTATCCCCAAGGGCTGGTCGGTCTGGGTATCACCGCCCTGCTGGCCGGCTTCATGGCCGGACAGGCCGGCAACGTCTCCGCCTTCAATACAGTGTGGACCTATGATATCTACCGTGTCCTGATCAATAAAAAGGCCAGCGATGCCCATCTGGTCTGGATGGGGCGCATCACCACCCTCGTCGGCATTCTCCTCTCCATCGCCACCGCCTACCTAGCCATGCAGTTCAACACGATCATGGATTACATTCAGGCCATCTTCAGCTGGGTCAACGCCCCTCTCTTCGCCACCATGCTGCTGGGCATGTTCTGGAAACGCACGTCTTCCACCGGCGCCTTCTGGGGCCTCATTCTGGGCATGCTGACTTCGTTCACGATTTTTCTCGGCTTCAAGCTGGGTTTCCTTCCTGCAACGCTGGTTCATCTCATCACCTTCTCCAGTGCGCCGGTCAGCGGGATTTCCGATATGTCCCGCAACCTCTCCCAAGCCGCTTGGGCCTGGTCCATTTGTGCGATTGCGACCGTTTTAATCTCCCTGGTGACTAAACCCAAGCCGGATAGCGAGCTGGTTGGCCTCGTGAAGGGATTCACCCCGATAGAACACGATGGCAAGATCGCCTGGTACAGTCAGCCCAAATACATCGCCCTGATTGCGGTTGCTGTTTTCGCCGCCCTCAATCTCTATTTCTGGTAG
- a CDS encoding NifU family protein — MFEQVNDVLDTIRPALMADGGNVQLVEVKDGIVKLKLQGACHGCPMSQMTLKMGIERELKRQLPEISSVESI, encoded by the coding sequence CTGTTCGAACAAGTCAATGATGTGCTGGACACGATCCGTCCGGCTCTGATGGCCGATGGCGGCAATGTGCAGCTTGTTGAGGTCAAGGATGGCATCGTCAAACTCAAATTGCAGGGTGCGTGCCATGGCTGCCCGATGTCCCAGATGACGCTGAAGATGGGCATCGAGCGGGAACTGAAACGTCAGCTTCCCGAAATCTCATCAGTCGAATCGATCTAA
- a CDS encoding type III pantothenate kinase — MLLVVDIGNTQIAAGIYQEKHLAATWRLSSHSERTEDETWILMQAIAAAQGFNLLKVSGVALSSVVPDMTVHFEKMATKYLHRRPITVSNELDLGIKIRYQNPSLVGADRLCNAVGGIAKFGAPLIVVDLGTATTFDVISAQGEYLGGIIAPGIETSAMILHQRAAKLPRVALRFPETTIGYSTESSIQSGLMYGAVEMIDGMVERIRREMEMPVPTVATGGLARVIVPQLRRVENVDEHLTLDGLRIIYERVTTA; from the coding sequence ATGCTGCTCGTCGTTGATATCGGAAATACCCAGATCGCCGCTGGAATTTACCAAGAAAAGCACCTGGCAGCAACCTGGCGCCTCTCAAGCCACAGCGAACGCACCGAGGATGAAACCTGGATCCTCATGCAGGCCATCGCCGCCGCCCAGGGATTCAACCTGCTCAAGGTCTCCGGCGTAGCCCTCTCGTCGGTCGTGCCGGACATGACCGTCCATTTTGAAAAAATGGCAACCAAGTATCTGCATCGCCGGCCGATTACGGTATCCAACGAACTGGATCTCGGTATCAAAATCCGCTACCAGAATCCCTCTTTGGTCGGCGCGGACCGTCTCTGCAATGCGGTGGGCGGCATTGCCAAGTTCGGTGCCCCGCTCATTGTCGTGGACCTCGGTACCGCAACGACCTTTGATGTGATCTCGGCTCAGGGCGAATACCTCGGTGGTATCATCGCCCCCGGAATCGAGACCTCCGCCATGATCCTGCACCAACGGGCCGCCAAACTGCCGCGCGTCGCTCTGCGCTTCCCGGAAACCACCATCGGCTATTCCACTGAAAGCAGCATCCAGTCGGGACTGATGTACGGCGCTGTGGAGATGATCGACGGGATGGTTGAACGCATCCGCCGTGAAATGGAGATGCCGGTGCCCACAGTTGCGACCGGCGGACTGGCCAGGGTGATCGTCCCCCAACTGCGCCGGGTTGAAAACGTCGATGAACATTTGACATTGGATGGGCTCAGGATCATTTACGAGCGGGTAACCACGGCCTGA
- a CDS encoding biotin--[acetyl-CoA-carboxylase] ligase, whose protein sequence is MNLFLPSKNPLFGRRILLLDQVSSTNDVLKESALQGAEEGTVVVAREQSAGRGRAHRSWVSPRDAGLYCSLLLRPALLPSQCGVLSILLSLAAIRAVRRAMRIHAGLKWPNDILLQGKKAGGILVESHLSGHRLAFAIAGVGINVNQLPEDFPPDLRPNSASLRMSAGQILDKDELLLHFLRQMNLLYPELTDPRMRRKWINAWQQHCVHMDQSVVISRGAETRSGRFKGISSWGAALVETENGQIQHFEYGDFSLREN, encoded by the coding sequence ATGAACCTCTTTTTGCCCAGCAAGAATCCGCTTTTCGGCCGGAGAATCCTCCTCCTTGACCAGGTCAGCTCGACCAACGATGTGCTCAAAGAGTCAGCCTTGCAGGGCGCCGAGGAGGGGACTGTCGTCGTTGCCCGTGAGCAGAGCGCGGGGCGGGGTCGCGCCCACCGTTCCTGGGTCTCACCGCGGGATGCCGGACTCTACTGCAGCCTGCTGCTGCGGCCCGCGCTGCTCCCCAGTCAGTGCGGTGTGCTCTCGATTCTGCTGAGCTTGGCAGCTATCCGGGCTGTTCGCCGCGCCATGAGAATCCACGCCGGTCTCAAATGGCCGAATGACATCCTGCTCCAGGGAAAAAAGGCAGGGGGCATCCTGGTCGAATCTCATTTGAGCGGACATCGACTTGCCTTTGCTATAGCCGGCGTCGGCATCAATGTCAATCAGCTTCCAGAGGACTTTCCTCCTGATTTACGACCCAATTCCGCCTCGCTGCGGATGAGCGCTGGACAGATCCTGGACAAGGATGAACTCCTGCTGCACTTTTTGCGTCAGATGAATCTGCTCTATCCCGAACTCACCGATCCCAGGATGCGGAGAAAGTGGATCAATGCCTGGCAGCAGCATTGTGTCCATATGGATCAGTCTGTGGTCATAAGCCGCGGAGCAGAAACCCGCTCCGGACGCTTCAAGGGCATCAGCAGCTGGGGTGCTGCTCTGGTGGAGACGGAGAACGGGCAGATCCAGCACTTCGAATATGGCGACTTTAGCCTCAGGGAGAATTGA
- the xerD gene encoding site-specific tyrosine recombinase XerD — protein MPLTDYLHAFMDHLSVERQVSPNTRAAYEHDLLRYLRFLNEKNIREPEAITHTDIAAFLQLMHDLELCPATISRNLSAVRTWHRFLLAEEICHQDPTENYTVPKPWMRIPRVLDLVEVEKLLLQPDTSTPTGIRDRAILEFLYATGVRVSELVSFSCRDIFWDDQFVRVFGKGRKERLVPVGQVACTWLQHYLQEVRPPLASLGVAGDIVFLNRFGKKLSRQTIWILIQKYLRTAGITRKAGPHTLRHSFATHLVEGGADLRAVQEMLGHADISVTQIYTHLDREYLKAVHHQFHPLESGKITP, from the coding sequence ATGCCCCTAACCGACTATTTGCATGCCTTCATGGATCACCTGAGCGTGGAACGCCAAGTCTCTCCGAATACCCGTGCAGCCTATGAACACGATTTACTGCGGTATCTGCGCTTTCTGAATGAAAAAAACATCCGGGAACCGGAGGCCATTACCCACACCGATATCGCCGCTTTTCTGCAGCTGATGCATGATCTGGAACTCTGCCCCGCGACCATCTCTCGCAACCTCTCCGCAGTACGCACCTGGCACCGGTTCCTTCTGGCTGAGGAGATATGCCACCAGGATCCAACTGAAAACTATACTGTTCCCAAGCCCTGGATGAGGATTCCCCGGGTGCTCGATCTCGTCGAGGTTGAAAAACTGCTGCTGCAGCCGGATACCTCCACACCGACGGGCATACGCGATCGTGCCATCCTTGAATTTCTCTATGCGACGGGTGTGCGCGTCTCCGAGTTGGTTTCGTTCTCCTGCCGCGACATATTCTGGGATGATCAATTCGTCCGCGTTTTTGGCAAGGGCCGTAAGGAACGTCTTGTGCCGGTGGGCCAGGTAGCCTGCACCTGGCTGCAACACTATCTTCAGGAGGTGCGGCCGCCGCTGGCCAGTCTTGGCGTTGCAGGCGATATCGTTTTTCTCAACCGGTTTGGCAAGAAGCTCAGCCGGCAAACCATCTGGATTCTCATCCAGAAATATCTCCGCACGGCCGGAATCACCCGCAAGGCGGGGCCCCATACCCTCCGCCACTCCTTTGCCACCCACTTGGTCGAAGGCGGCGCGGATCTGCGTGCGGTGCAGGAAATGCTCGGACATGCGGATATTTCAGTCACCCAGATTTATACCCATCTGGACCGCGAGTATCTCAAGGCGGTCCATCATCAATTTCATCCCTTGGAATCGGGAAAGATTACGCCATGA
- a CDS encoding cold-shock protein, which produces MARGKVKWFNENKGFGFIEQENGEDVFVHFSVIQMEGFKTLAEGAEVEFEAVAGEKGLQATKVVKM; this is translated from the coding sequence ATGGCTAGAGGCAAGGTCAAGTGGTTCAATGAAAACAAGGGATTTGGCTTCATTGAACAGGAGAACGGAGAGGATGTGTTCGTCCATTTTTCAGTGATCCAGATGGAGGGATTCAAGACTCTTGCGGAAGGCGCTGAGGTAGAGTTCGAGGCCGTTGCTGGTGAAAAAGGCTTGCAGGCGACCAAGGTCGTCAAGATGTAA
- the rpe gene encoding ribulose-phosphate 3-epimerase: protein MIRIAPSILNADFSRLAQQVEALETGGADWVHLDIMDGHFVPNLTFGPMIVAAVRRITALPLDVHLMISRPDDYIAQFVEAGADYLTVHVEAAPHLWRTLENIHALGAKPGVTLNPATPVTALEPVLPLVDLVLVMSVEPGFGGQRYLAAAQDRLRQLKQWRSERGLSYLIEVDGGIDAVTAVEACNAGAEVLVIGQAIFHQKDLAEAVRQMRRVLSG, encoded by the coding sequence ATGATCCGGATTGCTCCCTCGATATTGAACGCGGATTTCAGCCGTCTTGCGCAACAGGTCGAGGCCCTCGAGACCGGAGGAGCCGATTGGGTCCATCTCGATATTATGGACGGTCATTTTGTGCCCAATCTGACCTTCGGCCCGATGATCGTCGCAGCCGTCCGCCGGATCACAGCGCTGCCTTTGGACGTCCATCTGATGATCAGCCGGCCGGATGACTATATCGCCCAGTTCGTCGAAGCGGGTGCCGACTACCTGACCGTTCATGTCGAGGCGGCGCCCCACCTCTGGCGTACGCTGGAAAATATTCATGCGCTCGGTGCCAAACCGGGCGTAACCCTCAATCCGGCCACGCCGGTCACAGCACTCGAACCCGTTTTGCCGCTGGTTGATCTGGTGCTGGTCATGTCGGTGGAACCCGGATTCGGCGGACAGCGCTATCTTGCCGCGGCGCAAGATCGTCTCAGGCAGTTGAAACAATGGCGCAGTGAACGCGGACTCAGCTATCTGATCGAGGTTGACGGGGGGATCGATGCGGTTACCGCGGTGGAGGCCTGCAACGCCGGTGCAGAAGTCCTGGTCATCGGCCAGGCGATCTTCCATCAGAAGGATCTCGCCGAAGCGGTCCGCCAGATGCGGAGGGTATTGTCTGGTTGA
- a CDS encoding PASTA domain-containing protein translates to MNFIQRDWNNWAGLTWQRKTLYIAAAVLLLYALFDWALMPLYTRQYQSILVPDLLNMPYPSAERRLKSLGLRAVKAEEQYDEQVAAGDVRFQIPEAGTPVKKGRRVYLTISKGHKILTMPKLTGLSERDAQFALEEAELKLGAVDYRTDEFYPAGVVCAQSVAAGADIRHGTRVDISVSIGIEPSEYVVPATVGLSLDQALQLIRQAGLTPGTITEQRTGKLLPNTVVSQSLEAGTVVSKGDTLNLIISILD, encoded by the coding sequence ATGAATTTTATCCAGCGCGATTGGAATAACTGGGCGGGCCTCACCTGGCAGCGCAAGACGCTCTACATTGCTGCAGCGGTTCTGCTTCTCTACGCTCTCTTCGATTGGGCGCTTATGCCGCTTTACACCCGGCAGTATCAGTCCATCCTGGTTCCCGATCTCCTTAACATGCCCTATCCCAGCGCCGAACGCCGGCTTAAGTCCCTCGGATTGCGGGCGGTCAAGGCGGAAGAACAATACGATGAACAGGTGGCGGCCGGTGATGTGCGTTTTCAGATTCCGGAAGCGGGCACCCCGGTCAAGAAGGGACGCCGGGTTTATCTGACCATTAGCAAAGGGCACAAGATCCTGACGATGCCCAAATTGACCGGCCTGTCCGAGCGCGATGCCCAATTCGCGCTAGAAGAGGCCGAGCTGAAATTGGGCGCTGTGGATTACCGTACCGATGAGTTTTATCCCGCGGGTGTAGTTTGTGCACAAAGCGTCGCCGCGGGCGCTGATATTCGCCACGGGACACGGGTGGACATCAGCGTCAGTATCGGCATCGAACCGAGCGAGTATGTTGTCCCGGCTACCGTAGGCCTCTCCCTGGATCAGGCCCTGCAGCTGATTCGCCAGGCCGGTTTGACGCCCGGCACCATCACCGAACAGCGCACCGGGAAACTCTTGCCCAACACCGTCGTCAGCCAGTCGCTCGAAGCCGGCACGGTGGTCAGCAAGGGCGATACCCTCAACCTGATCATCAGTATACTCGACTAA